TGAGCTCCGCCGCAGAAGGGGCAGTAAGCTCACCCAAACATTTGCTCTGCTTGAACTGTTCCGGGTGCTGTACTCTGATGTGAATTTCGAGGGTGGACAAAGTGGGGCACACGTTCTCGCACCAAGCGCATTTATAGTCGTAGCTCAGAGGAGTCGGACGGCTCCCCGTGGGCGACGTGTCCGTCGATCCCACCTGCTGCGAGGATATGAGCACCAGCAACTCCTCCCGATGCTCCTCGTTCATGTGCTGCGTGAGGTCCATGAACCTGTGAGCGATCTTCCCACACCAAACACACTTCACCAACATGTTCTCGCAAGCCTCCTCGTCTCCTCCGCTGATCGAGATGCTCTGGACAATCGCTGGCTGGCACGCACCACTCCCCACCACCTCCACCCTCCCCCCGCCCTTCGACACATTCACCACGATCTGCTGAGGTTTCCCTTCACCCACAGTCCCTTTAGCACCCAATGGCGCCATCGTGAACTCGGCCACCACGTCCTGATGGTTGTAGTGAATATGATGGATGAGCGCCGTGACCCCAAGTGGCATATCGCTGCACCACAGACACTTGAACACCGCCTCTTCTTGCCTTGAGTCCCAATTGAGTTTAGCGACGGTTGAGGAGGCCGTGCAATCAGACCTACACCCAATGGGAACTGTCTCCTTCTGGGCTGCCTGTGGTATTGTATTGTTCCCTGCAATCGTGCCATTGGGATTGATAACAACTGAACAAGATGGTCCATGGACGTCCTGCAGATTCCTGACGGCTGCACCATCTAAACTGGGCCTAACTGAGCCTGAATTATTCTGCCCTTCCAGCATTATCATATTGTTCCTCGCGGATGTACCGTCGGAACTTTTAACAACCGAGCAAGGTTGTCTCTGGCATTCCTGTGGTTTTCTGACAGGTGCTCCATCAGAGCTGTTACGAACAGAATCTGGATATTTCTGCCCTTGCCGTTGTATGTTGGTGGTTTCATTATCCAAACTGATATCCACAAATCCGGGGCCTTTCCGTGGATTCATGGTGGGGCCGATGACTGTGCCTTCACAACTGTGACCAATACTGCCAGGAATATTCCGAACCAGCCTCGGGATGCTCTTCAAAGACTCCTGATTGGACGGCCTCACTCCCTCCACTCTGCCAACACTCTCGGAACTTCCAGCAACGGGATGGTATCCCGTGAGATGGGTTTCTTTGAAGACGGGTGCGTTAGGGATCCCCCTACCCCGGTTGCTCAAAGGGGAGCTATCACTTTGGTAGTTGTGCGCGGATTCAAGCAGCGAACCAACCCCGTTTTCACCCAATGACCTCATCCCTTCCGAGGGCACAGCTGTGCCGTTAGAGGTGACAGCCTCTTCGCTAGGGCCCACAACTTGCGGCATGACTGCAGATGGATCACGTACATTACCACCGCCAGAAACACCTTCAATAGCCACATTCTGTAAAGCGGTACTGTATCTCCCTGTGCCATTGTGGACCAAAGTGCTGGAATCTGACCCGCTTCTCCCCATCGACTTTGTCTGGTCAACAATTGGGCGTATTACCGCTACGTTTTTCGCTGGGGTCCTGCTTGCAGGTTTGGCTGTGGTGAAAATGGGGCACTCCACCACGGCTATGCCTGTTGGGTTCCCCTGAGCGCTCTGCAATAAATTATGCAAGGTAATATCGCTGTGCGGGGTCGCTATTTGAACTAAATCCCTGACGGAACCCCCAGGCTTCGGGTATTGTTGTCGGTGGTCATTCTTTTCAACGTCAGACAAGGAATGGATCTTCCCTTGACTGCCATCTGTTGATACTTTTGCTCCAGGAGTCACTGCACTTGGTAGCCTTGAAAGATTTGAGCTTGTGCTGGGAACCACAGTCGAACGTTCTACGGTGTTCAATGCATGGCAAACCTGAGTGTTCACACATCCAACGCTCCTCAAAGATTCAGATGGTACGTTCACCGTTTCCGAAGGTTTAGTGCTTAATGAAGTTTTCTCTTCTGAGCTACCATTAGTTGGAACAAATCTATTCAAAACTGCAACACCTCCAGTCACTTCAACACCATTGGCCCTTGCATTGAAATCATCGCTAAGCAAGTGTCTCGAAGCAGTTTCCCTCGTCATCAGCGCAGAGGCAACTCCCAAATCTGAACTGGCGCCACTCTGGGAACCTTGCCTGCCCGTTCTCTCGATAACACTCTTGGTCCTCAATGGTGACGTTGACGTCCACCCAAAAATTGCACCTACAACATCTTTGTAGAGGCTATTCGACGATTTATCGACTTCAGGACCGCCATCGGACCTTATCGCAACAGTATCCACATCAACGCGATTGTTTGCCTCAATTGGACGGCCTCTGCTAATGACGGTAGACGGTGATTGCGATGGCGGAACAGCTAGAGGGACGTTGGCCACATCGTTCGACATTTCAGCCCCCGTGTCTCCACTGAGGTCATCGACCACCGCAGGAGAAGTGTCGACTCGAGAGACCTCCGGGAGGTTTACGGAGGTTTTAACAATCGTGCCACCTGCTGCTTGATTGCGCAGCCTGCTGACAGCCACGGATGCTGACCCTCCGTGGTCCTTGTATCCATCCAACCGCATGCCGTGGCTTGGGACCGCTTCCTGAGAACTTCTACCAGGATTCACAGGCACGGAGGCGTTCACGGTACCCGCCGTGCCGCCACCGGTTTGGGAAACAAAGCACAATTTTTGTGTGGGGGCTCTCCCTGGGTTGACCATGACGATGTAACCTCCGGAAGAGGACTTCTGCAGTCGAGTGATGAGGTTACCCACGTCCACACCAGGTGATGCCGAGGTCAGAAGTACGTTCCCGCTGTCCGAGGCATTTCCGCCCTGCCTCGGCGACGGAGGCGACACATGGCCGTCACTCCCTCGATCGGCCTTACGGCGCTTGTGTCGGCTCTTTTGCCGCTCCCGGGCCAAGACGCTGGGACGTTTCCTAGAGGACAGCGAGAAGTCGTCGTCGTAGTCGTCGTAGTCGTCCTCATCCGAGTTGCTCTCACCTGACCCCCAGTCCGACCCCCAGAAATTTCTCGGCGTCCACTCCTCCCCATCGGACTCGTATCTGCCGGCAACTGAGGGCTTGCTCTGagaagaaataatgttaaaataatattaatgataataataataataacattaataacaacgagtctacggaaagagagaaaacacaaaaatatcagaatttggccggtgaaataaaaaatatttggaagttgaaagacgtcaacatacacccactgataatctctgcggagggagtcttgtctaaaagattcaaaaaagaagtcgaagacctggagattaaaaaacaactgattaacctcgggcaaaaagctgttttactacagacctgccagattgtgagaagattcctgggtcgggcatgatcgggcagtgtaggatagggtgaattctcttccgtAGCATCCGAGCCTAGACCTAAATTGACCTTgaaataggtgaatatttccagctggttttaatcagctgagaaagttcATAAACTCAatcttaatatattattaataatatcttttagcacagaaaaatattaaagaaggtacataaaatatttccatgaaaatagtgacaaaatttttttttaaatattccaatgtccataaatagaaaatgtaaaaagaaatctCGTAAGAGAAAAAACACTCATTGgaacaattaaaagaaaaagaaatttcaatcaCATGGTTCTGCTAAGCAATTACTTATCAGCAGGTTCCCGATTTTTACACTAATGGATATGCttacaattacaaaaatttatgcacaaaaattactaaaaatcaattcaaaaaaaGTAAGATTGAAACAGaaggtaatagtattaaaaatatctaattgTATCAGCACTGTCATAAGAGATAAAATGAATCATtcacatatttgctgacaactttTTACGCACAAGTTAGTTCcacaattgaaacatttttgcaGAGAAAAAGCTAGCATTAAAAAACacaaggagtaaaaaaaaacgacACAAATTGTGATACATGCGATgatggttggcgtaacatggtgaaacctattcatgatgcacaaaggttaagaaaagactttgctgtttcacaaaataaaatatatttgcggttaagaaaatactttatattaccgtatatctccgaatatagtcccccccctccaattttgagacctcagttttgggaaaaattttaaaatgtaaaggaaggcaatttttctgtggttagcaagttaagattctagattcgataaaaactattattttctgtgaagattaagaacaaatctgttcacatattttccatcacaacaaaataactatacctaaaacatgttgtgacccattgcatgtatcagtaatttatagttccttaaccagatgtaatgaagaaatgagaaatttttttaagtatccaaggctattgtattttttaaaccttcacaaattattaatatttttgatttccaaatgactacagacaatttcaatatataagctttaacttaaagcccataaacagtattgcatttggccctgaaacttccttagatccagtgtaacacacccatcaagtcatcacaaatccaagtgacctgaagaatttaggaaatctaaataaaattgtgttaaataaattataaatattataaaaatattgctatcaaatgcctgctaagcaaaacaactaaactacaggacttacaaatatcaaagtaataaaattaagaaataaactttttccaacaaacattaaaactgaaaaaaaattatatcaattttcaattcctcgtcgcgaatcattgcataagttacactaagagcttctgctctgcatttgcgcacaaattcgacgatattttcctctaattctttgaatctgccgcatcgagacccccgaaataacttccgcgatgtattagcgctttgctagcgctgtaaatactatgatttacagcgtattctgcaacggctatttttaaattggcatagaaaatccgtctttgaaggcctctaatctgcggcaggattgatcatctttctacttgatccatcacctcactgttgaacgtaaaattatttttaataaagaaaatatcgaggaaataattgcgaaacgttatgcgacgtaatttatcaatcctatttaccctgacgaattgaagatattcctcaataaattgattacactttcgatgctgagtcgctgtatttcgatcaaatgcagtaatgccggcgcttctggtttaaagtcgtcgattattgcaccttttcagaaacaaatgcatcacctattgcgcattcttgttctgtgaaggcggtaaaggcagtggttgtaaacacgaaccgcacggacgtatagtagctacggacgcaatgaaatgctaaatcgtcacgaaaggttcactttatctgtttatttttcgcaattatttaaatcgtgtagttattaaatgagcgacgggtacatatactattgattcaattctagtgttcgattaatgtaatgatagtgcgtgtttagttttcattttaattatttactgttttgcgtcattaagtgatcagtgtcgattgaattattctaacaatacttttccaagaaaaattagcggctacccgatggattccgtaaaaacgcatattcgatatgctatttgaatcggaataatcatatctgtacaacatttgtggtaaaaattgtcttaatttccggtaaaacgtggcagtatttactaatatctccgattataatccttataaatatactcaaatagaaagactacgagaacattagccattatgccgttatttattactttatggtcacctttagtatgctaaattggattacactcgattatagtcccccccccttacttttccgcggccatttttggaaaaaaggggggactatattcggagatatacggtatatatttcatataatataaagTCTTTTCTTAAGTCTTTtctatagaaatatattttattttgtgaaacagcgaagtcttttcttaacctttgtgaatCATGACACAAATTGTGATAGTTTTGAATGAATCAACGAGATGTTTCTCTATTCAAAAGgtaatttttagttttgataGCACCAAGAGGGTTAAGTGATCTTGTAAGTTTCCCGAATACATCCTCACccttgcttgtgagtaaataagattacatattaggcttcaatttcttgcctccaaattaGTAATTGCACCCTAGAAACAAACTGGTCCCTATAGGAAAGAATGTCATTCTAAATACcgaaaacctcacatatgaaacttcctcacttatgaaactttttttagttttccgctgaaagtttcataagtgagttTCTACTGTACAAGGTGCCTATTTTCCGGTCCCGCAGACTTTGTATAATGGAGAGTTTACTGTACGTACCAGCCCTAGTCTAACGGCCAAAATCTGATCAATAATATTAAGGGAtcttaacccttaaacagcggagtttttttttcggagtttaattttgtttttccgttataaactgcttaattactgcccaagcattcagataaacacttagtttttAAATTCTGTTGATTTGTTCTtgttagagggggtgtgcccatatgggtacgctagccgttccggccaccggtctgcattctgcagaagaatcgctcgaaccatctaaaatagccctatcattcttcatactagatagttgagtAAAGTATAATGCAAGTACGAtgaataaaagagttgaatagtaaaaaatgtattttttgtactaaaaattaatggaaatattacaaaaaaatattgatgcctATAAAATCAAGTCACATAAGAAAcaaatgaaagattgacaaaaacttagcgttttacatcgaaattatttgataatagaCCCAATAAcaacgtttgtagcgaaggacaccacCAAAAAAAGGCACCCCCTTGCttgcaaaagaaaccgaagttgacaacattcattacaaggataagaataaaatgttagccgagaatcaaaaataaaaaggaaaaaaatcgcatttgctGAAGACACtttgccattttttctcttttgcctcctcgaTCAGAGTGAGCAAGAATACCTATCCTGCCACAGGCAATTGTtggtataaatgctggccgtaagcacacgaaccgaataaagtgatatgtacattgtaataattttaggcgaaaacagcatgctctataatgtttgggttagaatttatacgaaattctatagaccactgcagctgtgcccatatgggcacgctagccgttcatggGTTAAGTTTCGTGAATGTATCCTCACCCTTTTGTGCGCTCCATTCCCTCTGCCGCCATCGGCCTCTCCCGTCCATGCGCCAGCAACTGGCTCCCTCGCCACGACTTCCACTCTATCCTCTCCACACCCTCCCGTCGCTGGCCCCTCCTCCACTGTCGAAACCACTCCTGGGGCTTCGTCGTCCTTGCCAACAGCTGGGGAAACCACGTCATCAGCCACCGACTCACACTCAGCCAATtcctgaaaacaataaaaaaatgcaaatgtaagCGGAGC
The nucleotide sequence above comes from Ischnura elegans chromosome 13, ioIscEleg1.1, whole genome shotgun sequence. Encoded proteins:
- the LOC124170105 gene encoding uncharacterized protein LOC124170105 encodes the protein MDFEEQKYSETLMLMDQNPPSARRSSADPTSKPSVAGRYESDGEEWTPRNFWGSDWGSGESNSDEDDYDDYDDDFSLSSRKRPSVLARERQKSRHKRRKADRGSDGHVSPPSPRQGGNASDSGNVLLTSASPGVDVGNLITRLQKSSSGGYIVMVNPGRAPTQKLCFVSQTGGGTAGTVNASVPVNPGRSSQEAVPSHGMRLDGYKDHGGSASVAVSRLRNQAAGGTIVKTSVNLPEVSRVDTSPAVVDDLSGDTGAEMSNDVANVPLAVPPSQSPSTVISRGRPIEANNRVDVDTVAIRSDGGPEVDKSSNSLYKDVVGAIFGWTSTSPLRTKSVIERTGRQGSQSGASSDLGVASALMTRETASRHLLSDDFNARANGVEVTGGVAVLNRFVPTNGSSEEKTSLSTKPSETVNVPSESLRSVGCVNTQVCHALNTVERSTVVPSTSSNLSRLPSAVTPGAKVSTDGSQGKIHSLSDVEKNDHRQQYPKPGGSVRDLVQIATPHSDITLHNLLQSAQGNPTGIAVVECPIFTTAKPASRTPAKNVAVIRPIVDQTKSMGRSGSDSSTLVHNGTGRYSTALQNVAIEGVSGGGNVRDPSAVMPQVVGPSEEAVTSNGTAVPSEGMRSLGENGVGSLLESAHNYQSDSSPLSNRGRGIPNAPVFKETHLTGYHPVAGSSESVGRVEGVRPSNQESLKSIPRLVRNIPGSIGHSCEGTVIGPTMNPRKGPGFVDISLDNETTNIQRQGQKYPDSVRNSSDGAPVRKPQECQRQPCSVVKSSDGTSARNNMIMLEGQNNSGSVRPSLDGAAVRNLQDVHGPSCSVVINPNGTIAGNNTIPQAAQKETVPIGCRSDCTASSTVAKLNWDSRQEEAVFKCLWCSDMPLGVTALIHHIHYNHQDVVAEFTMAPLGAKGTVGEGKPQQIVVNVSKGGGRVEVVGSGACQPAIVQSISISGGDEEACENMLVKCVWCGKIAHRFMDLTQHMNEEHREELLVLISSQQVGSTDTSPTGSRPTPLSYDYKCAWCENVCPTLSTLEIHIRVQHPEQFKQSKCLGELTAPSAAELKVHKNKVGTQELSGRQTQGSTSLSSNSAACLEFKCRWCLFVARSTIILEEHMEKNHADLICRTLSHPKKAQGSMPKLESVESTHISVKQEEKRKLVPIPEPGNFKCRYCPEEFRYKSALKEHKKVFHSVRGLRLKRTRSRQEGGWPSVNDAKQPAASTKVYKSPRGIFIDSAAKDEKVKISPTSQSNALGSVRGEGSGLTEDGGAKISPADGSLGWQRQVTDGSRSSAARNTGGETLSADEQTVKNRESEPSTSKPEASKVSENQVVRCSTCALSFPSVVEMQAHVVRSHSEVSEVRGTVLNGGELKATNAGGEAKRGGAEAKTTKCRMCNLQFAVHSEYVNHFAKVHMPEVYERQKQLQRDRLNKGVGVASNAHTFL